Proteins encoded by one window of Channa argus isolate prfri chromosome 1, Channa argus male v1.0, whole genome shotgun sequence:
- the pygo2 gene encoding pygopus homolog 2 isoform X2, whose protein sequence is MAAESGRQQAGHGKRSKGLPMKSPEKKKARKSTTQTAGFSHLTEFAPPPTPMVDHLVASNPFDDDFGPQSRPSGAGGPGGAPFLPSPGAGGGGGYGGGGRMGGGMGFMGGPGGPGGGQPGRRPPFGPPSNAGSHHQLGFGVMPGFGAGGGGGSGGGGGGGGFPPGGPSQFNMPPNFSPPMHPGPGFNPMLSPGAMGGPGGGGPPHPRFGMPPQQQHGQGGHPFNSPPLPGGGGPRGPPHGPLPPMGGGMGPGMNMVGGMGSGPGGSMVSGLPGMGPQGQFPPSQDGPYPGPSPPGPGNEDGKNFGVGGAPPGPQQQQQQQQQQQLSLNPNGPPPNNNAPGPPPTSGPPQPGGGFPGHPDVQQPNANTPGQPTSVPPQPNPNSSPTGPLNGSGQPQHPPPSQLQTPSNTNTPNSNNSTQQQPPQSTPPNSAPGSTPYNQQNNTPGGGGPMPNAAPNSGQNNMTNNNGSNTPGSNPNPPSNSTPTPNTQSPLPTGPAAPSTGPGSGPGKLGGSGMVFPCGLCMAEVHDDQDAILCEASCQRWFHRDCTGLTEPAYGLLTRESAAVWACDFCIKTKDIQAVFVRQGLGQLVSANES, encoded by the exons ATGGCTGCCGAATCGGGGAGACAACAGGCGGGACATGGAAAACGAAGCAAAG GTTTACCGATGAAGAGCCCAGAGAAGAAGAAGGCGAGGAAATCCACCACTCAG acagCTGGGTTCTCCCACCTCACTGAGTTTGCACCCCCTCCTACCCCCATGGTGGACCACCTGGTTGCCTCCAATCCCTTTGACGATGACTTTGGGCCCCAATCTCGTCCTAGTGGGGCAGGTGGACCAGGTGGTGCTCCATTTCTTCCCAGCCCAGGtgcaggtggaggaggtgggtatGGAGGTGGAGGCAGAATGGGTGGAGGCATGGGATTCATGGGAGGTCCAGGAGGACCAGGCGGAGGCCAGCCTGGACGCAGACCACCATTTGGCCCTCCATCCAATGCTGGATCTCACCACCAGCTAGGATTTGGAGTAAtgcctggctttggagctggtGGTGGGGGAGGcagtgggggaggaggaggaggtggtggctTTCCTCCTGGTGGCCCTTCTCAGTTTAATATGCCACCCAACTTCAGTCCACCAATGCACCCTGGGCCAGGTTTTAATCCAATGTTGTCTCCGGGGGCCATGGGAGGTCCTGGAGGAGGGGGACCACCCCACCCTCGTTTTGGCATGcctccacagcagcagcacgGACAGGGTGGACACCCATTCAACAGCCCACCTTTACCTGGTGGTGGTGGCCCCAGAGGGCCCCCACATGGCCCCTTGCCACCTATGGGAGGGGGCATGGGTCCAGGGATGAACATGGTGGGTGGCATGGGTAGTGGCCCTGGAGGCAGTATGGTCAGTGGTTTGCCAGGTATGGGCCCTCAAGGACAGTTCCCCCCCTCACAGGATGGTCCCTATCCTGGCCCCAGTCCACCAGGGCCAGGTAACGAAGATGGGAAGAACTTTGGTGTGGGAGGTGCACCACCTGggcctcagcagcagcagcaacaacaacagcagcagcagcttagcCTGAATCCCAATGGCCCCCCTCCTAATAATAATGCTCCTGGCCCTCCTCCTACCTCTGGCCCACCACAGCCTGGGGGAGGCTTCCCCGGGCACCCGGACGTCCAGCAGCCCAATGCCAATACACCTGGTCAACCTACGTCAGTACCACCACAGCCTAACCCCAACTCTTCTCCTACTGGTCCTCTGAATGGATCAGGGCAGCCCCAGCATCCACCACCCAGTCAGCTACAGACCCCCAGCAATACAAACACCCCTAATTCTAATAACTCTACTCAGCAACAGCCGCCGCAATCCACTCCGCCTAACTCTGCCCCTGGTTCCACCCCTTACAACCAGCAGAACAACACTCCTGGTGGTGGTGGTCCCATGCCCAATGCGGCCCCCAATTCAGGTCAGAACAACATGACCAACAACAATGGAAGTAACACTCCTGGCAGCAACCCTAATCCCCCTTCTAATTCAACCCCAACCCCAAATACCCAGTCTCCTCTGCCCACTGGCCCTGCTGCCCCTTCAACTGGACCCGGTTCTGGCCCTGGAAAACTTGGTGGCTCTGGAATGGTTTTCCCTTGCGGGCTTTGTATGGCAGAAGTGCATGATGACCAGGATGCTATTCTATGCGAGGCATCATGCCAGCGCTGGTTCCACCGTGACTGCACTGGCCTGACAGAGCCAGCATATGGGCTGCTGACTCGAGAGAGCGCTGCCGTTTGGGCCTGTGACTTCTGCATCAAGACCAAGGACATCCAGGCTGTGTTTGTGCGGCAGGGATTAGGCCAGCTGGTATCGGCTAATGAGAGTTGA
- the pygo2 gene encoding pygopus homolog 2 isoform X1, with protein sequence MAAESGRQQAGHGKRSKAGLPMKSPEKKKARKSTTQTAGFSHLTEFAPPPTPMVDHLVASNPFDDDFGPQSRPSGAGGPGGAPFLPSPGAGGGGGYGGGGRMGGGMGFMGGPGGPGGGQPGRRPPFGPPSNAGSHHQLGFGVMPGFGAGGGGGSGGGGGGGGFPPGGPSQFNMPPNFSPPMHPGPGFNPMLSPGAMGGPGGGGPPHPRFGMPPQQQHGQGGHPFNSPPLPGGGGPRGPPHGPLPPMGGGMGPGMNMVGGMGSGPGGSMVSGLPGMGPQGQFPPSQDGPYPGPSPPGPGNEDGKNFGVGGAPPGPQQQQQQQQQQQLSLNPNGPPPNNNAPGPPPTSGPPQPGGGFPGHPDVQQPNANTPGQPTSVPPQPNPNSSPTGPLNGSGQPQHPPPSQLQTPSNTNTPNSNNSTQQQPPQSTPPNSAPGSTPYNQQNNTPGGGGPMPNAAPNSGQNNMTNNNGSNTPGSNPNPPSNSTPTPNTQSPLPTGPAAPSTGPGSGPGKLGGSGMVFPCGLCMAEVHDDQDAILCEASCQRWFHRDCTGLTEPAYGLLTRESAAVWACDFCIKTKDIQAVFVRQGLGQLVSANES encoded by the exons ATGGCTGCCGAATCGGGGAGACAACAGGCGGGACATGGAAAACGAAGCAAAG CAGGTTTACCGATGAAGAGCCCAGAGAAGAAGAAGGCGAGGAAATCCACCACTCAG acagCTGGGTTCTCCCACCTCACTGAGTTTGCACCCCCTCCTACCCCCATGGTGGACCACCTGGTTGCCTCCAATCCCTTTGACGATGACTTTGGGCCCCAATCTCGTCCTAGTGGGGCAGGTGGACCAGGTGGTGCTCCATTTCTTCCCAGCCCAGGtgcaggtggaggaggtgggtatGGAGGTGGAGGCAGAATGGGTGGAGGCATGGGATTCATGGGAGGTCCAGGAGGACCAGGCGGAGGCCAGCCTGGACGCAGACCACCATTTGGCCCTCCATCCAATGCTGGATCTCACCACCAGCTAGGATTTGGAGTAAtgcctggctttggagctggtGGTGGGGGAGGcagtgggggaggaggaggaggtggtggctTTCCTCCTGGTGGCCCTTCTCAGTTTAATATGCCACCCAACTTCAGTCCACCAATGCACCCTGGGCCAGGTTTTAATCCAATGTTGTCTCCGGGGGCCATGGGAGGTCCTGGAGGAGGGGGACCACCCCACCCTCGTTTTGGCATGcctccacagcagcagcacgGACAGGGTGGACACCCATTCAACAGCCCACCTTTACCTGGTGGTGGTGGCCCCAGAGGGCCCCCACATGGCCCCTTGCCACCTATGGGAGGGGGCATGGGTCCAGGGATGAACATGGTGGGTGGCATGGGTAGTGGCCCTGGAGGCAGTATGGTCAGTGGTTTGCCAGGTATGGGCCCTCAAGGACAGTTCCCCCCCTCACAGGATGGTCCCTATCCTGGCCCCAGTCCACCAGGGCCAGGTAACGAAGATGGGAAGAACTTTGGTGTGGGAGGTGCACCACCTGggcctcagcagcagcagcaacaacaacagcagcagcagcttagcCTGAATCCCAATGGCCCCCCTCCTAATAATAATGCTCCTGGCCCTCCTCCTACCTCTGGCCCACCACAGCCTGGGGGAGGCTTCCCCGGGCACCCGGACGTCCAGCAGCCCAATGCCAATACACCTGGTCAACCTACGTCAGTACCACCACAGCCTAACCCCAACTCTTCTCCTACTGGTCCTCTGAATGGATCAGGGCAGCCCCAGCATCCACCACCCAGTCAGCTACAGACCCCCAGCAATACAAACACCCCTAATTCTAATAACTCTACTCAGCAACAGCCGCCGCAATCCACTCCGCCTAACTCTGCCCCTGGTTCCACCCCTTACAACCAGCAGAACAACACTCCTGGTGGTGGTGGTCCCATGCCCAATGCGGCCCCCAATTCAGGTCAGAACAACATGACCAACAACAATGGAAGTAACACTCCTGGCAGCAACCCTAATCCCCCTTCTAATTCAACCCCAACCCCAAATACCCAGTCTCCTCTGCCCACTGGCCCTGCTGCCCCTTCAACTGGACCCGGTTCTGGCCCTGGAAAACTTGGTGGCTCTGGAATGGTTTTCCCTTGCGGGCTTTGTATGGCAGAAGTGCATGATGACCAGGATGCTATTCTATGCGAGGCATCATGCCAGCGCTGGTTCCACCGTGACTGCACTGGCCTGACAGAGCCAGCATATGGGCTGCTGACTCGAGAGAGCGCTGCCGTTTGGGCCTGTGACTTCTGCATCAAGACCAAGGACATCCAGGCTGTGTTTGTGCGGCAGGGATTAGGCCAGCTGGTATCGGCTAATGAGAGTTGA
- the pygo2 gene encoding pygopus homolog 2 isoform X3 encodes MKSPEKKKARKSTTQTAGFSHLTEFAPPPTPMVDHLVASNPFDDDFGPQSRPSGAGGPGGAPFLPSPGAGGGGGYGGGGRMGGGMGFMGGPGGPGGGQPGRRPPFGPPSNAGSHHQLGFGVMPGFGAGGGGGSGGGGGGGGFPPGGPSQFNMPPNFSPPMHPGPGFNPMLSPGAMGGPGGGGPPHPRFGMPPQQQHGQGGHPFNSPPLPGGGGPRGPPHGPLPPMGGGMGPGMNMVGGMGSGPGGSMVSGLPGMGPQGQFPPSQDGPYPGPSPPGPGNEDGKNFGVGGAPPGPQQQQQQQQQQQLSLNPNGPPPNNNAPGPPPTSGPPQPGGGFPGHPDVQQPNANTPGQPTSVPPQPNPNSSPTGPLNGSGQPQHPPPSQLQTPSNTNTPNSNNSTQQQPPQSTPPNSAPGSTPYNQQNNTPGGGGPMPNAAPNSGQNNMTNNNGSNTPGSNPNPPSNSTPTPNTQSPLPTGPAAPSTGPGSGPGKLGGSGMVFPCGLCMAEVHDDQDAILCEASCQRWFHRDCTGLTEPAYGLLTRESAAVWACDFCIKTKDIQAVFVRQGLGQLVSANES; translated from the exons ATGAAGAGCCCAGAGAAGAAGAAGGCGAGGAAATCCACCACTCAG acagCTGGGTTCTCCCACCTCACTGAGTTTGCACCCCCTCCTACCCCCATGGTGGACCACCTGGTTGCCTCCAATCCCTTTGACGATGACTTTGGGCCCCAATCTCGTCCTAGTGGGGCAGGTGGACCAGGTGGTGCTCCATTTCTTCCCAGCCCAGGtgcaggtggaggaggtgggtatGGAGGTGGAGGCAGAATGGGTGGAGGCATGGGATTCATGGGAGGTCCAGGAGGACCAGGCGGAGGCCAGCCTGGACGCAGACCACCATTTGGCCCTCCATCCAATGCTGGATCTCACCACCAGCTAGGATTTGGAGTAAtgcctggctttggagctggtGGTGGGGGAGGcagtgggggaggaggaggaggtggtggctTTCCTCCTGGTGGCCCTTCTCAGTTTAATATGCCACCCAACTTCAGTCCACCAATGCACCCTGGGCCAGGTTTTAATCCAATGTTGTCTCCGGGGGCCATGGGAGGTCCTGGAGGAGGGGGACCACCCCACCCTCGTTTTGGCATGcctccacagcagcagcacgGACAGGGTGGACACCCATTCAACAGCCCACCTTTACCTGGTGGTGGTGGCCCCAGAGGGCCCCCACATGGCCCCTTGCCACCTATGGGAGGGGGCATGGGTCCAGGGATGAACATGGTGGGTGGCATGGGTAGTGGCCCTGGAGGCAGTATGGTCAGTGGTTTGCCAGGTATGGGCCCTCAAGGACAGTTCCCCCCCTCACAGGATGGTCCCTATCCTGGCCCCAGTCCACCAGGGCCAGGTAACGAAGATGGGAAGAACTTTGGTGTGGGAGGTGCACCACCTGggcctcagcagcagcagcaacaacaacagcagcagcagcttagcCTGAATCCCAATGGCCCCCCTCCTAATAATAATGCTCCTGGCCCTCCTCCTACCTCTGGCCCACCACAGCCTGGGGGAGGCTTCCCCGGGCACCCGGACGTCCAGCAGCCCAATGCCAATACACCTGGTCAACCTACGTCAGTACCACCACAGCCTAACCCCAACTCTTCTCCTACTGGTCCTCTGAATGGATCAGGGCAGCCCCAGCATCCACCACCCAGTCAGCTACAGACCCCCAGCAATACAAACACCCCTAATTCTAATAACTCTACTCAGCAACAGCCGCCGCAATCCACTCCGCCTAACTCTGCCCCTGGTTCCACCCCTTACAACCAGCAGAACAACACTCCTGGTGGTGGTGGTCCCATGCCCAATGCGGCCCCCAATTCAGGTCAGAACAACATGACCAACAACAATGGAAGTAACACTCCTGGCAGCAACCCTAATCCCCCTTCTAATTCAACCCCAACCCCAAATACCCAGTCTCCTCTGCCCACTGGCCCTGCTGCCCCTTCAACTGGACCCGGTTCTGGCCCTGGAAAACTTGGTGGCTCTGGAATGGTTTTCCCTTGCGGGCTTTGTATGGCAGAAGTGCATGATGACCAGGATGCTATTCTATGCGAGGCATCATGCCAGCGCTGGTTCCACCGTGACTGCACTGGCCTGACAGAGCCAGCATATGGGCTGCTGACTCGAGAGAGCGCTGCCGTTTGGGCCTGTGACTTCTGCATCAAGACCAAGGACATCCAGGCTGTGTTTGTGCGGCAGGGATTAGGCCAGCTGGTATCGGCTAATGAGAGTTGA